A stretch of Roseovarius sp. M141 DNA encodes these proteins:
- a CDS encoding glucan biosynthesis protein gives MGQETAEAEVTPFSYDSLTDRMRLLSKEPYQQPKPVEGFLADLDYDGYQMIRYRRDRSRWQEEAQIFRLQAFHLGWLFEEPVAIHEVVDGHVKPLGFSTTDFEYGEGITQKPPADTEMPGVAGFRLLSPLNRADRFDELIAFLGASYFRALGAGNVYGLSARGLAVNTGHSAAEEFPMFSEFWLEHPAPGSDAVVIYAALTSPSVTGAYRFVVQPGETTTMDVTARLFLRNDIAQLGIAPITSMFLFGDSDPDEMDDFREAVHDSEALILNTRAHETFYRPLNNPPRLSSSYLGAQDPASFGLVQRSRRFDDYLDAQAHYEKRPSLMVEPLGDWGAGSVRLVEIPSNLEGNDNIVAFWVPGGDMRAGRELEVMYRLHWGMSPPGDSHSQRGKVIRTRVGEGGVAGVEEKTGRRKFVVDFGGGLLRELPADAEVTPNVSAVNGTLTQVVLSRISGTETWRLVVEAESAAGAVVEIKAQLSGYGRDLTETWLYQWVRK, from the coding sequence ATGGGACAAGAGACTGCCGAGGCCGAGGTCACACCTTTCAGCTACGACAGCCTGACGGATCGCATGCGCTTGCTGAGCAAGGAACCCTACCAGCAGCCGAAGCCTGTCGAGGGGTTCTTGGCAGATCTCGACTATGACGGCTATCAGATGATCCGCTACCGGCGTGATCGGTCCCGCTGGCAGGAAGAGGCGCAGATCTTTCGCCTGCAAGCCTTCCACCTTGGCTGGCTGTTCGAAGAGCCGGTGGCAATCCATGAGGTTGTGGACGGGCACGTGAAGCCGCTCGGCTTTTCCACCACCGATTTCGAATACGGCGAGGGCATCACGCAAAAGCCACCCGCCGATACCGAAATGCCCGGTGTCGCGGGGTTCCGCCTTCTGTCGCCGCTGAATAGGGCTGACCGTTTTGACGAATTGATCGCCTTTCTGGGGGCGAGCTATTTCCGCGCGCTTGGGGCGGGAAACGTCTATGGGCTGAGCGCGCGTGGACTTGCCGTCAATACCGGCCATTCCGCCGCCGAGGAATTCCCGATGTTCTCCGAGTTCTGGCTCGAACATCCCGCGCCGGGGTCGGACGCGGTTGTCATCTATGCCGCGCTTACCAGCCCATCTGTCACCGGGGCCTACCGTTTTGTAGTGCAGCCCGGTGAAACAACGACAATGGACGTCACCGCGCGCCTGTTCCTGCGCAATGACATCGCGCAGCTGGGCATCGCCCCGATCACGTCTATGTTCCTGTTCGGGGACAGCGATCCGGACGAGATGGATGATTTCCGCGAGGCAGTCCATGACAGCGAAGCGCTGATCCTGAACACCCGCGCGCACGAGACCTTCTACAGGCCACTTAACAATCCCCCGCGCCTGTCCAGCTCGTATCTCGGCGCGCAAGATCCGGCCTCCTTTGGCCTCGTGCAGCGCAGTCGGCGCTTTGACGACTATCTCGATGCTCAGGCGCATTACGAAAAACGCCCCTCTCTCATGGTCGAACCCTTGGGGGATTGGGGCGCCGGAAGCGTGCGTCTGGTCGAAATTCCCTCAAACCTCGAGGGAAATGACAATATCGTCGCATTCTGGGTTCCCGGTGGCGATATGCGTGCTGGACGTGAGCTGGAAGTGATGTATCGGTTGCACTGGGGCATGAGCCCGCCGGGTGATTCTCATTCTCAGCGTGGCAAGGTGATTCGCACACGCGTGGGTGAAGGCGGTGTCGCTGGCGTCGAAGAGAAAACCGGTCGGCGGAAATTCGTAGTAGACTTCGGCGGGGGCCTTCTGAGGGAACTTCCTGCCGATGCAGAAGTTACGCCTAATGTCAGCGCCGTGAACGGAACCCTGACACAGGTTGTATTGAGCCGCATCAGCGGCACCGAAACGTGGCGGTTGGTCGTCGAGGCCGAGTCGGCAGCAGGGGCTGTTGTCGAGATCAAGGCCCAGTTGTCCGGCTATGGACGCGACCTGACCGAGACATGGCTCTATCAGTGGGTGAGAAAATGA
- a CDS encoding sugar transferase, whose translation MSSNSSKPFETIGTAPVSDIYRTSCKRALDIFLALLAMPLVLPIIGILALLCALGGSKPFYGQDRIGMNGRIYQMWKLRSTVNDANPRAAQDRVHARDSGEDMIDGARLTGFGQFLRKSALDDLPQLFNVLIGDMSFVGPRPMTVSQRALYLAQDCCDLRPGITGHWQISDHQQLPLVVCAASDAHYNRNLSLSGDIAILVAATQAALRST comes from the coding sequence ATGAGCAGCAATAGTTCCAAGCCTTTCGAAACGATTGGCACAGCCCCCGTTTCGGACATTTATCGCACATCGTGCAAACGTGCCCTCGACATTTTTCTGGCTCTCTTGGCCATGCCCCTTGTGTTGCCGATCATCGGCATTCTGGCACTTCTGTGCGCACTTGGCGGTAGCAAGCCGTTCTACGGTCAGGACCGGATTGGCATGAACGGGCGCATCTATCAGATGTGGAAGTTACGCTCGACGGTGAACGACGCCAATCCCCGCGCCGCGCAGGATCGGGTACATGCGCGGGACAGCGGCGAGGATATGATCGACGGTGCACGCCTTACCGGGTTCGGGCAATTCCTACGCAAGAGCGCACTTGACGATCTGCCACAGCTCTTCAATGTGCTGATCGGCGACATGAGCTTTGTGGGTCCACGTCCGATGACGGTGTCGCAGAGGGCACTTTACCTTGCCCAGGACTGCTGTGACCTTCGCCCCGGCATAACCGGACATTGGCAAATCTCCGATCACCAGCAACTGCCCCTTGTCGTGTGCGCCGCGTCGGATGCCCATTACAATCGCAACCTGTCGCTCAGCGGTGACATTGCCATCCTCGTTGCCGCGACCCAGGCCGCACTCCGCAGCACGTAA